In Malania oleifera isolate guangnan ecotype guangnan chromosome 8, ASM2987363v1, whole genome shotgun sequence, a single window of DNA contains:
- the LOC131162571 gene encoding uncharacterized protein LOC131162571: MGIGDVPVPGSLHLHASSVPMFNGLNFADWNEQVQFHLGVLDLDLALLSYRPADITDSSSTKEIAYYNNWERSNRLSLMFMRMTFANNIKTAILKTESAKEFLKFVRERSQIVDKSLARTLMGTLTTMNFDGSCTMHEHVVEMTNIAEKLKTLGMDVNENFLVQFILNSLPIEYGPFQMNYNTMKDKWNVHELHNIIVQEET; this comes from the coding sequence TACCTGTGCCTGGATCATTACACTTGCATGCTTCATCTGTTCCAATGTTTAATGGGTTAAATTTTGCTGATTGGAATGAACAAGTTCAATTTCACCTTGGTGTATTGGATCTTGATTTGGCACTCTTAAGTTATCGTCCTGCTGATATTACTGATTCTAGCAGTACTAAAGAAATAGCCTATTACAATAATTGGGAAAGATCAAATAGGTTAAGTTTGATGTTTATGCGAATGACTTTTGCAAATAACATCAAGACAGCTATTCTTAAAACTGAAAGTGCTAAAGAGTTTTTAAAGTTTGTCAGAGAGCGTTCCCAAATAGTAGATAAGTCTCTTGCTAGGACATTAATGGGTACGTTAACCACCATGAACTTTGATGGTTCATGTACTATGCATGAGCATGTTGTTGAAATGACAAATATTGCAGAAAAACTTAAGACTTTAGGAATGGATgtaaatgaaaattttcttgttCAGTTCATTTTAAACTCATTACCAATTGAGTATGGACCATTTCAAATGAATTATAacaccatgaaagataaatggaatGTGCATGAGTTGCATAATATTATAGTTCAAGAGGAAACATGA